DNA sequence from the Streptomyces sp. HUAS 15-9 genome:
TGCCCCATCTCCGACACCCGGTAGCCGCCGCGCAGCTGCAACGACACCACCCTCACGCGCGCATGCGGCGGCGCGCCCGCCCGCTCCAGCAGATCGACGATACGGACGCCCGTCCACTGCGCCGACTTGCTCCAGCCCTCCACGCAGGCCATCGGGAGCTCCACCCTGTGCTGGGGCAGAGCACGCAGCTCGTCCAGCGTCAGGGTGTACGACCGCGGCCCGGCCACCACCAGGCGGTACTCCTCGTCGGCGATCCGGCCGACTCCGGCCGCCGCAGCGGTCCGGTTGACGGGCAGGGCCTGCGGGCCGTGGTCCGGATGGCGGGGCGCGAAGAGGGTGAAGTCCTTCAGTGGCGTGAAGGACTGACCCACCGTGGTCAGCGTGACGGCCCCGACGGCCGCGCCCACCGCTGCCAGGAGCGACCGCCGGTCGGGACCGTCCTGCGCGGGCAGGGCGAGAGTCCCGGGCGACCATCGGCTCCAGTGCGCCCGGATCTCGGGCGCCTTGACCGCGATGTGCAGGACCAGCGCCCCCACCACCAGCCACGCCACCGCGTAGTGCACCGGCACGAACGAGAACGGCCACGGGTACCACTGGGCCGTGTTCAGCAGCCCTGTGGCCTGCTCGAAGACGGCCCCGGCGACCAGCACCGCGACCGACAGCCGCTCGAGCGCGTGCCGTACCGACCGCAGCGGCGGCCACTCGAACAAGCGCGGATACACGGTCCACAGCTTGGCCAGCAGCAGCGGAATCGCCGCGATGCCGGAGGCGACATGCAGGCCCTGGGTGACCCGATAGCCCCATGCCGGACGGCTCGGAATGTCGTCGGTCGCCCAACTCGGCGGATGTTGCATGACATGGCTGATCAGACCGGTGACGAAGCACACGACGAACGCCACACCCAGCCACCGACCGATCGAGGTCGCGGTGCGGGCATCGTGCAGCCTGCCCTTGAACACCGGCGGAGAGACACGCAGTTTCATACCCTCCATCCCACTGGCCACGAGGCCGTTTCGGAACATTTGATCCCTTACGGAACAGGGACGTCTCCGGCCTCCGGTCCTCGCTCGTCCGCCTGGGCGGACCGCCGCACGGCGTCGGCGCTCTCGGGCCTCGTCAGGACGGGAAGACGCCGAGCCGGCGCAGCTGCGCGAGGACGTCGACGACGCCCCTGATCTCGGTGATCCGCCCGTCGGTGAAGCGGAAGATGAAGATCTCGTTGTAGGTGACGGTCTTGCCCGTCGGCGGCAGGCCCTGGTACTCACCCCGGTGGGTCCCGGTCACCGTGTTCCTGGAGACGACCTTGTCGCCCTCCGTGATCGTCTCCTCGACGGCGACGTGGATGTCGGGGAACGCGCGCAGGAGCACCTGCCACACCCGCTTCAGTGCCTCCGCTCCCGTCGCACCCATCGGTACCGGCGCGACCTGCATCTGTCGGGCACCGCCGTCGGGCTGGCACTCGCGGCGACGGGGCCGGGCGCGCTCCTGGGCTCGCTGCTGGCCGCCCGCCTGCCGAGCCGCTTCGGACATGGCGCTGTGCTCGTGTCCGCGGCAGCACTCAGCGACGGTGTGTTCCTTTCGCTGCCCGCACTGCACGGCTCCTGTGCGGTGACGGTTCCCGCGCTCCTTGCGGTCAACTTCGTCTTCGGGACCTTCAGCCAGCTGGTGAATGTCACGGTCATGGCCGTGCGGCAGACCGTCGCTCCGGACGGGATGCAAGGCCGCGCGGCCGCGACGATCAACTTTGTCGGCATGGGGCTGACCCCGCTCGGCTCGCTGCTCGGCGGCTTTCTCGCGGACGTGTGGGGGACGCGCACCAGCCTCCTGGCAACAGCCGCGGGCATGCTGCTGTCGCCGGCGCTGATGGCCCTGTCCCCACTCGCCCGCCTGGGGCGGACACTTCCCACCCCGCCGGAGTCGGCGGTCCCGTCTGCGTGTCGGCTTCCATCGCAGAGGACGTGATTGACTACCACCGTGTTGTCCGAAACCGTCTTCACCACTCAGGATCTGCCGGCGAACGACCGCTTCGAGGCATGGTCGGAGCAACTGGGCCGCACCCACGCGCCGATGCAGCTGAGCAGCGAGCGCACCGCGGACTACCGGGGACACCAGCGCGTGATCGGGCTGGGCGACGTGACTGTGTGGCCCGCGACCTTCGACCACCTGGTCTTCCGCCGGACGCCCAGGCTGGTGCGCCGGTCCGACCCGGAGGTGTTCCACCTGTCCCTGCTGCGGCACGGAGACGCCGTGGCGAGCTGGGGCCGGCAGCAGGTGGCGTACCGGCTCAACGACTTCCACGTGAACTACTCGTCCCGGTCCTACGAGATATCCACCGGGTACGAACCGGTCACCATCGTCGGGGTGGAGATACCGCGCGCGGCCCTGGATCTCCCGGCCGGCCGTGCGGACCGGGTGGTCGGACACCGGGTGTCCGGCCGGGAGGGGATGGGTGCGTTGCTCGCGGGGATGCTCGTGCAACTGACCTCGGACACTTCCTCGTACCGGGCAGCCGACGCGGAGCGGCTGGGCATGGTCGTCACCGATCTCGTCACCGCCGTCTTCGCCCACGCCCTCGACGCGGAGCCGGAATTGCCGCCCGAGACTCACGCCCGCACCCTGACCCTGCGCATCAAGTCCTTCATCCGCCGGCATCTGGGCGATGCGGAGCTGACCCCCGCGAACATCGCGGCGGCCCACCACATCTCGCGCAGCTACCTGTACCGCCTCTTCCGGGACGAGGGCCTGACCGTGGCCTCGTACATACGCGACCAGCGGCTGGCCAACGCCCGCCGAGACCTCGCCGACCCCGGCCTGCGCACGCTCCCCGTCCACGCCGTGGCCGCCCGTTGGGGCTACTCCCGCCCCGGCGACTTCACCCGGGCTTTCCGTGCCGCGCATGGCATGGCACCCAGTGAGCTGCGGGACCAGGCGCTGAACCGACCAGCCGTGGACGGTGTGCACACGGCCGTGGACGCTGTGCGAACGACAACCCTCGACGCACTCACGCATCATTGATCCCGGTCGCTCAACAGGCCCACGTGCCCGACGGCGTGCCAGGGCCACGGGGGTGCCCTGGTACGCCCAGAGCACAACGGCGCCCCGGTCCGGCGGCGTCGGTCCGCCCGTGGACCCATGCCGCCGGACAGCGGACGCACTGCGCGAGACAGGCGCCGCACCCACCACCTGCGGGCCCCAGGTCCGGGATCACGCCGACTCAGTGATCGCTCTCAGAAGTCCGGCTCGCCATGGCTCACGAAGAAGTGGCCGGAGGCGTGGCTCATGGAGTGTCCCAGCTGCACATCTGTCAGCATGCGCAGAATGAACTCACCGGCCCCGCAATCGAATCCCTGATCGTCGCCGTCATGGGACTGCGTGACCACGGTCCACGAGTCGGGATCGGTCGCGCCCGTCCTCCACATGAGGAGCTCGTATTCGGACCAGCCGAAAGGCAGGAGTCCGCCGCGTGCCGGGTCGAATCCGTCACTCTTCCACGGGTTGCGGCCGGCGCCGGAATCGCGGGGCACGGCAAACTCGACGTACTCGTCGAAGCTGCCCGCACCGAACAGATCGACGATCTCCTTGTAGTCGCTGGGCAGCCGTGTGCCAAGGTCGGCCTCGATCGTGGGCCAGTCGATGCGGGGCCCGGGTATCAGTTCCCAGCCGGTGACGATGCGCAGTTTCTCTGCCCAGGACGCGCTCTCCGGGAAACCTGCGAGCGCCGGGTCCTCGCGGTGGGCGATCACGGCGACCGTACGGGGCCCCTGCGGGGAGGTCACCATGCCGCACCCGACCCAGCGGTTCCGGTAGCCCCAGCCCCGCATCTCGAACAACTCCCCTGCCCCAAAAGGCTCGACCAGCGGCAGGCCGGTACGTTCGGTCAGCGACGGATCGACGAACGCGCCCGCTGCCAGGTTCCGGTGCTGCCCTGCCCACGAACCGATCTCCGCGACAAGTTCATGCAGATCCGTGCCTTGCGGGGCTTCCATGATGACGGGGCGGTCCCGACCAGGGGGATTGCCCTCGATTCCACGCCAGACGCTGTCGACGAATGCGCTGATTCCCATGGCGGCCAGTCAAGCCCATGCCGCTGACATCCCCAGCAGCGGGAAGCAGGCATCATGGCGGGCACCCGTCTCGACAGCGCCGCGAGGATGAGCAAGGA
Encoded proteins:
- a CDS encoding molybdopterin-dependent oxidoreductase; translation: MEGMKLRVSPPVFKGRLHDARTATSIGRWLGVAFVVCFVTGLISHVMQHPPSWATDDIPSRPAWGYRVTQGLHVASGIAAIPLLLAKLWTVYPRLFEWPPLRSVRHALERLSVAVLVAGAVFEQATGLLNTAQWYPWPFSFVPVHYAVAWLVVGALVLHIAVKAPEIRAHWSRWSPGTLALPAQDGPDRRSLLAAVGAAVGAVTLTTVGQSFTPLKDFTLFAPRHPDHGPQALPVNRTAAAAGVGRIADEEYRLVVAGPRSYTLTLDELRALPQHRVELPMACVEGWSKSAQWTGVRIVDLLERAGAPPHARVRVVSLQLRGGYRVSEMGHEHARDPLTLLALRLNGEQLDPDHGYPARLIAPNRPGVLQTKWVGRLEVLA
- a CDS encoding ester cyclase → MSEAARQAGGQQRAQERARPRRRECQPDGGARQMQVAPVPMGATGAEALKRVWQVLLRAFPDIHVAVEETITEGDKVVSRNTVTGTHRGEYQGLPPTGKTVTYNEIFIFRFTDGRITEIRGVVDVLAQLRRLGVFPS
- a CDS encoding AraC family transcriptional regulator; this encodes MLSETVFTTQDLPANDRFEAWSEQLGRTHAPMQLSSERTADYRGHQRVIGLGDVTVWPATFDHLVFRRTPRLVRRSDPEVFHLSLLRHGDAVASWGRQQVAYRLNDFHVNYSSRSYEISTGYEPVTIVGVEIPRAALDLPAGRADRVVGHRVSGREGMGALLAGMLVQLTSDTSSYRAADAERLGMVVTDLVTAVFAHALDAEPELPPETHARTLTLRIKSFIRRHLGDAELTPANIAAAHHISRSYLYRLFRDEGLTVASYIRDQRLANARRDLADPGLRTLPVHAVAARWGYSRPGDFTRAFRAAHGMAPSELRDQALNRPAVDGVHTAVDAVRTTTLDALTHH
- a CDS encoding SMI1/KNR4 family protein, with amino-acid sequence MGISAFVDSVWRGIEGNPPGRDRPVIMEAPQGTDLHELVAEIGSWAGQHRNLAAGAFVDPSLTERTGLPLVEPFGAGELFEMRGWGYRNRWVGCGMVTSPQGPRTVAVIAHREDPALAGFPESASWAEKLRIVTGWELIPGPRIDWPTIEADLGTRLPSDYKEIVDLFGAGSFDEYVEFAVPRDSGAGRNPWKSDGFDPARGGLLPFGWSEYELLMWRTGATDPDSWTVVTQSHDGDDQGFDCGAGEFILRMLTDVQLGHSMSHASGHFFVSHGEPDF